A DNA window from Sulfitobacter noctilucicola contains the following coding sequences:
- a CDS encoding amidase: protein MNLIEASIADLRDALQSHMVTCTDLVTIYLDRIAAYDRAGPCLNAVPVLNPHALSEAAASDARRKAGTPLGPLDGIPYTAKNSYKVKGMTVAAGSPAFANLTATEDAFAIEKLRAAGAILIGLTNMPPMANGGMQRGLYGRAESPYNRDYLTAAFASGSSNGSGTATAACYAAFGLGEETWSSGRAPAANNGLCAYTPSRGVISTRGNWPLVPTMDVVVPHTRTMTDMFEVLDILVADDRETRGDFWRDQPWITLPLASDVRPATYAGLAGQSLNGKRFGVPAMYINQDADAGTANDGGIGGRTGQRIVTRGSIIALWESARAALEQAGAEVIVVDFPTVTNYEGDRSGAPKIGTRGFLPARFLHHEITDLSVWAWDDFLRANGDPHIPSLSVVDGTQIFPAPQGSLPDRYFGFDDDIADYPAHARAHPIENYLNIPTLADGLSGLEKTRRVDLEDWMDDLGLDAVVFPAVADVGPADADTNPTSADKAWRNGVWVANGNLAIRHLGIPTVTVPMGMMQDTRMPAGLTFAGRAYADNDLLALAAAYERTGNYRSPPDLT from the coding sequence GTGAACCTCATAGAAGCATCAATTGCCGACCTGCGAGACGCCCTGCAATCGCACATGGTCACCTGTACTGACCTTGTCACAATCTATCTGGACCGCATTGCGGCGTATGACCGTGCCGGACCCTGTTTAAACGCAGTACCTGTCCTCAACCCGCACGCGCTGTCCGAGGCTGCGGCATCTGACGCACGCCGCAAGGCTGGCACGCCCCTCGGTCCGTTGGACGGCATCCCCTACACGGCCAAGAACAGCTACAAAGTCAAAGGCATGACAGTCGCGGCCGGATCGCCAGCTTTTGCCAACTTAACTGCGACCGAAGACGCCTTTGCAATCGAAAAACTGCGGGCTGCGGGTGCAATTCTGATCGGGCTTACAAATATGCCCCCCATGGCCAATGGCGGCATGCAACGGGGTCTTTATGGGCGTGCGGAATCGCCCTACAACCGCGACTACCTGACCGCAGCGTTTGCGTCTGGGTCATCAAACGGGTCCGGCACGGCAACAGCCGCTTGTTATGCGGCCTTCGGGCTTGGCGAAGAAACATGGTCGAGCGGACGGGCACCAGCGGCCAACAACGGCCTGTGTGCCTACACACCCAGTCGCGGTGTGATTTCCACGCGGGGAAACTGGCCTTTGGTGCCAACGATGGACGTGGTGGTGCCGCACACGCGTACAATGACGGATATGTTCGAGGTGCTCGACATCCTTGTCGCAGACGACCGCGAAACACGTGGCGATTTCTGGCGCGATCAACCATGGATCACCCTGCCGCTCGCGTCTGATGTTCGCCCCGCGACCTACGCCGGTCTTGCCGGACAGTCGCTTAACGGGAAACGTTTCGGGGTTCCGGCGATGTACATCAACCAGGATGCCGACGCAGGCACCGCCAATGACGGCGGTATTGGCGGGCGGACAGGTCAGCGGATCGTCACCCGTGGATCGATCATCGCCCTTTGGGAAAGCGCCCGTGCCGCATTGGAACAAGCCGGTGCCGAAGTTATCGTTGTCGATTTTCCGACCGTGACGAACTATGAAGGTGACCGCAGTGGCGCGCCCAAGATAGGCACGCGGGGGTTCCTCCCTGCCCGTTTTCTTCATCACGAAATCACCGATCTGTCTGTATGGGCCTGGGATGATTTCCTAAGAGCAAACGGTGATCCCCACATTCCATCACTCAGTGTTGTGGATGGCACACAGATATTTCCCGCACCGCAAGGCAGTCTGCCAGACAGATACTTCGGATTTGATGACGATATCGCCGATTATCCTGCACATGCCCGCGCGCATCCTATTGAGAACTATCTCAATATTCCAACGCTAGCCGATGGTTTGTCGGGTCTGGAAAAGACCCGTCGTGTAGACCTCGAAGACTGGATGGATGACCTTGGTCTCGACGCGGTGGTATTTCCGGCGGTCGCTGATGTCGGCCCAGCGGACGCAGATACTAATCCCACATCGGCAGACAAAGCATGGCGAAACGGGGTGTGGGTTGCGAACGGGAACCTCGCTATTCGACACCTAGGAATTCCAACGGTCACGGTCCCGATGGGAATGATGCAAGATACCCGAATGCCCGCTGGCTTGACCTTTGCCGGTCGAGCCTATGCAGACAACGATCTATTGGCGCTCGCAGCGGCCTATGAACGGACCGGCAATTACAGATCTCCGCCGGACCTGACCTGA
- a CDS encoding flavin-containing monooxygenase: MSVETIDTLVVGAGQAGIALCEHLGQQGVPFLVLEKNRIAESWRTSRWDALVTNGPVWHDRFPNLEFEGNAPDEFVGKDRVADYIEEYASMVKAPVRTGIEVFRAERLPDRAGFRVETSDGVIEATRIVAATGAFQHPVIPAIIPEAADVTQMHSASYRNPDQLNDGAVLVVGAGSSGAQIADELNRAGRNVYLSVGPHDRPPRRYRGRDFVWWLGVLGLWDLAAQAPGTEHVTISVSGAYGGRTMDFRRLGGEGVMLVGRTSKYEDGKIIFADDLLSNVAAGDANYFEMLDAADAYAEAMGLDLPLEPEARAMFPDPDSLTHPIRSLDLAAEGIRTVIWATGFKQDFGWLKVDAFDDRGAPIHQRGVSKEPGVYFLGLPWQSRRGSTFLWGVWHDAKFVADQIAIQRAYANYQGEAAIVPSAAE, encoded by the coding sequence ATGTCAGTCGAAACGATAGATACGTTGGTTGTTGGCGCAGGACAGGCCGGCATCGCCCTGTGCGAACATCTTGGACAGCAGGGCGTCCCGTTCCTTGTGCTGGAAAAGAACCGCATCGCAGAAAGCTGGCGCACATCGCGCTGGGATGCCCTTGTGACAAACGGGCCGGTTTGGCACGACAGGTTTCCCAATCTGGAATTCGAAGGTAACGCACCGGACGAATTTGTCGGCAAGGACCGTGTTGCGGACTACATCGAAGAATACGCGTCAATGGTGAAGGCACCAGTGCGGACAGGAATCGAGGTCTTCAGGGCCGAGAGGTTGCCGGACCGCGCAGGCTTTCGTGTTGAGACGTCGGATGGCGTGATCGAAGCAACGCGGATTGTTGCCGCAACAGGGGCTTTCCAGCATCCGGTCATTCCGGCGATCATTCCAGAGGCTGCTGACGTCACCCAAATGCACTCGGCCAGCTATCGCAACCCCGATCAACTGAATGACGGGGCTGTTTTGGTCGTTGGGGCAGGGTCTTCTGGCGCTCAGATCGCGGATGAACTCAACCGGGCGGGGCGTAACGTTTACTTGTCTGTTGGCCCTCACGATCGCCCGCCGCGTCGCTACCGTGGCCGTGATTTCGTTTGGTGGCTTGGGGTTCTTGGTTTGTGGGATTTGGCCGCGCAGGCACCGGGCACTGAACACGTCACGATATCTGTCAGCGGGGCCTACGGCGGGCGGACCATGGATTTTCGCCGCCTTGGTGGTGAGGGCGTGATGCTTGTTGGCCGAACAAGCAAGTACGAAGACGGCAAAATAATCTTTGCGGATGACCTCCTGAGCAATGTTGCGGCAGGAGATGCAAACTATTTCGAGATGCTGGATGCGGCGGATGCCTATGCTGAAGCGATGGGTCTTGATTTGCCGCTGGAACCTGAAGCCCGCGCAATGTTTCCTGATCCTGACAGTCTGACACATCCGATCCGGTCGCTAGATTTGGCGGCCGAAGGAATTAGGACCGTCATTTGGGCCACCGGATTCAAACAGGATTTCGGCTGGCTCAAGGTTGATGCGTTTGATGATCGCGGCGCACCTATCCACCAGCGCGGTGTGTCAAAGGAGCCGGGCGTCTATTTCCTCGGACTGCCATGGCAATCGCGCCGCGGATCAACTTTTTTGTGGGGTGTCTGGCACGACGCGAAGTTTGTCGCAGACCAGATTGCCATTCAACGCGCTTATGCAAACTATCAAGGCGAGGCGGCCATTGTGCCCTCAGCCGCCGAATAA
- a CDS encoding RidA family protein, with protein sequence MAHTRIRKFNTSDTYPEQNLDNDLCQAVVTEVGKTVWLRGQCPQNLDDAVNLHSHDPVEQTHKVMQNIKQLIEEAGGEMEHLVKVVVYITDVRHREAVYRTMGEYIKGVHPVSTGLVVQALARPEWLVEIDGTAVIPA encoded by the coding sequence ATGGCTCACACGCGCATTCGTAAGTTCAACACCTCCGACACGTACCCCGAACAGAACCTTGATAATGATCTGTGTCAGGCGGTTGTGACGGAGGTCGGCAAGACCGTCTGGCTGCGCGGTCAGTGTCCGCAAAACCTTGATGATGCTGTCAATCTGCACAGTCATGATCCGGTCGAACAAACCCATAAGGTCATGCAGAACATCAAGCAGCTGATTGAAGAAGCAGGGGGCGAGATGGAACATCTTGTAAAGGTCGTGGTCTATATCACCGATGTACGCCACCGCGAGGCTGTGTACCGCACGATGGGTGAATACATCAAAGGCGTGCATCCTGTGTCTACCGGATTGGTTGTGCAGGCTTTGGCTCGCCCTGAGTGGCTTGTTGAAATTGACGGCACGGCGGTCATTCCGGCATGA